The genomic region CGAAAGAGACGGCGTTGCGTTCTTCGACCACTTTAAGAATTTTGATGGCTTCTTCGGTGATTTCGGGACCGATGCCGTCGCCGGCCAATACTGCGATTTTATATTGCTTCATGTGAACCCTGGTTAAATCGTTAATCAATAATAAATAAATGGATGCGAATTGGTCATTATACTGTAATTTGTCGTATTGTAACGGTGGACGATAGGACAAGAGGGCTATAGCGAGCGCCTTTTATCGGTGGGTTTCAGGCCTATGGGCGCATCCGAAATCCGGCATGACCGGCAAAGCCTCGTCATCTTTTAAGGCGCTCGTTTTTGTTAAGGGAACGAAAAAAAACTGGCAGAGGGAAGGGTGAGCGCCCGATTCGCCATCTAATCAATCAGGCCTCTTCTTTTCAGCCGGCGGTTTACCTGGCGATGATAACACCGGGCCAGAAGCGGGCGAATTCCCGGCAGACCGATGAACCAGGCCATGGGTTTCAAAAGCGGAACCTGATTCATCAATAAAATATAGGCGTTCATTTCGGACACGACCCGTCCTGTTTTATCTTTGACGTGCAATTCCGACAAGGCTTTTTTCGGGTCGATCCCGAGCGCCTCCAGTTGATTTTCCCGTCCGGTAATATCGAACCAGCAAACCTCGTCGCTCGCTTTACCTGAAAGTTTCTCATACAGTTGCCGGTCGCGAACGCATTTCGGGCAGGCGCCGTCGTAATACACGGTGATTTTATCGATGGGTTCATCCATGCAGGGAGTTTCGTTATCAAGCAGGGTAAGCGATTGTGCTCATCAGGGCGAGCTCCGGCTGGCGCGAATCGAGACGGGTATGCTGGACGATGATCGGTACGTCCGATTCGATCACGCTGGCGTAATCGGTATTGTGAGGGATCGGTTCGGGATCGTCAAACTCGTTAAAGCGCAAATGCCGGGTGCGCGCCGCTTCGACCGTAAAGCGGTAGGGTCCGGCGGGCTCCCGGTCCGAAAAGAAAACCATGATCTGCACCTGGGCCTCCTGGAGACCGCAGTTCAGAATACATAGCGCATCGTGGCTGACCAGTTCACGGCGAGTACCGGTACTGGCCGGCGGAATGTAACCGTCGGCGATGACCCAACGTTTATGCCCGATATTCATAATCACTTGCCTCCGAATTGTTGAAGCGTTTTGGAGCCGGGCCATTGGCTTCCGTTTGTCCTGGTAACATCGCATACCCGATCCGGTCCCTTTGCTGTTTGCGGCGCCACAGCCGGTAACCCAAAAGACCGGCAGTCAGCAAGCCTAGAGCAAGGGGGCCCCGGTAAAGGCTGGCCCAAAGCTGTACAGTGCCGGGCTTGGCCAGTTTGTCGAACCGGCCGTGCGCGGCAAAGTTGCCCGGAACGGGCTGCCATAAATTGTCGGCGGCATCGGGATCGGACGGTTGAGGGCTTTGCTGGCCTGCATAACCTGCACGGACCAGATAGCGGTCGATCAAGCCGGGGATGAACTTGTTTGCCCAAATGGTTTTAATGGTCGGCCAGCCCAAATAAACTTCGCGCCGTGGGTGGCGGCTGGCCCAGAAAATAGCCTTGGCCGCCATTTCCGGCTTAAAAATGGGCGGCACCGGCTGAGGCCGCATCGGCATCTGGTTTTTGCCCCAATCGAACTGAGGCGTATTGTGCGCCGGAAGATGAATCATCGTGATCCTGATGTTGCTGCGGTCGTGCAGCAGCTCGCTGCGCAGGGCATCGGTAAAGCCGCGGATTGCGAACTTGGCGCCGCAATAGGGGGATTGCAGTGGAATGGCCCGGTATGCCAGAGCCGATCCGACCTGAAGGATGATTCCGCTATTTTGCAGTGTCATGCGCCGGAGCGCCGCCATCGTGCCGTAGACCGTGCCCAGATGGGTTACTTCGGTAGCCCTTTTGTAGTCTTCCGACGATATCTTCTGAAAAGGCGAATAAATGGTCGCCATGGCGTTATTGATCCAGACGTCGATCCGCCCGAATTCGGCGGCCACGTTCGCCGCCGCCGCTTCCACCTGGTCCGCATCGGCGACGTCCGCCCGGCAAATCAGCGCTTCGCCGCCCAGCCGGCGGACTTCGTCGGCAGTTTGTTCGAGACGCTCCGGATCCCGTTCGATCAGCCCGATGCGGGCGCCGGTTCTGGCGAATTCACGAACCGTTGCCCGGCCGATGCCGGCTCCGGCGCCGGTGATCACTACCACCCGATTTTCAGCGACCGGAGCGGAGCGGTTCTTTTTCGGATTGTTGAAATTCATGGAAAAATCTCCCGGTCATGGCAAAACTTTCTTTTGATTCGGCTGCGGATCGGCCAACTCTGCACTTGCCCGGTCCTGCAGCGCCAGGAACAGGACTTCGGCGATATGCAGGCCGCGGCGGCCGGTCAGTTGCGCTATCTGCTCGCGGCAACTGAAACCGTCGGCCACAATCAGGGTGTCGGAAGAGGCGGCTCGCACCGCCGGCAACAACACCAGCTCGCCTATCTGGCGCGACACCTCGAATTTTTCTTTTTCGAAACCGAACGAGCCCGCCATGCCGCAGCAGCCCGAGTCGAGAGGATGCCAGTCCAGTCCGAGCTTGCGTAGAACCGTCTGGTCATGCTCCATGGCAACGGTTGCTTTTTGATGGCAATGGCCGTGTAGCAGAGCTTTCCGGGCAAGCTTCGGATAGTCGAATTCCGGTGCTTTCGTTGTCAGGAACTCGCTGAAAAAATAGCTTTGCCGGACCAGTTTCTGCGCGGTTTCATCCTCGGGAAAGAGATTGGCCAATTCGTCTCGGAAGACCGTGATGCAGGCGGGTTCCAGACCGACCACGGGAATGCCCCGATCGATGTCCTCGCCGAGGTCGATCAGAATTCGGCGCAGTTGCTGCTTGGCCTGGTCGAGCAGGCCGAAGTCGTACAAAGGACGTCCGCAGCAAAGCGGCCGCTTGGGAAGGCGCACCTGAAAGCCTGCGGCTTCCAATAGCGCGACGGCGGCTTTGGCCGTTTCCGGATGGAAATGGTTGTTGAACGTGTCCGGCCAGAGAATGACGGAAGGCTTGTCCGAATCGACCGGGTTGCGTTCCTGGAACCAGCGGCGGAAGGTTTGCGGCGCAAAGTGCGGAAAACGGCGCTCCGGATGCATGCCGGCCACGCTTTTCATGACGCTGCTGAACCCCGGAGCTTCAGCCAGCCAGTTAACCAGCCCCGGCGCATGAGACGCCAGAACGCACCAGCGGTCGATCCAGCCGAACACGTAAGCCTCGCGCGGGCGTCGCCTGGCCCGGTAATAATGCGCCAGAAATTCGGACTTGTAGGTCGCCATGTCCACGTGCACCGGGCAATCGCCCTTGCAGCCTTTGCAGGCCAGGCACAGATCGAGTGCTTCCTTCATCGCTTCGCTTTGCCACAGGTCGGTAATGACTTCGCCGCGCAGGGTTTCGAACAACAGCCTCGCCCGGCCACGGGTCGAATGCTTTTCTTCGCGAGTTACCCGGTAACTGGGGCACATGGTGTGGGAATGATGCTGACGGCAATTGCCGATGCCGACGCAGCGCAGGACAACCCGGTCGAATTCGCCGTTGTCTTTCGGATACTGAAAATGCGTCGGGTGATGAACCGGCTTATAGTCGGCTCCCAGCCTGAGGTTCTGCGTCGGCAGATAGGCATCGACGATCTTGCCCGGATTCATTTTCCCGTCCGGATCCCAGATCGATTTGAATTCGCGAAACGCCGCGACCAATTCGTCGCCGAACATTTTCGGAAGAAATTCCGCTTTCGACTGGCCGTCGCCATGCTCTCCCGAAAGCGAGCCGCCATAACGCACCACGAGATCGGCCGCTTCGTTCAAAAAGGCATGGAAGGTTTTGATTCCATCTTCCGTTACGAGATCGAAATCGATGCGGGTATGGATGCAGCCTTCGCCGAAATGGCCGTACAAATCGCAGGCATAACCGAACTTATCGAGCAGTTTGCGAAAATCGCGCAGATAGTCGCCCACTTTGTCGGGGGGCACGGCTGCGTCCTCCCAGCCTTCCCAGGTGATTTCCTTACCCGGCACGTGCGCGGTCGCGCCCAGCCCTGATTCTCGCACGGTCCAGATCATTTTCTCTTCCGCCGGATTGTCGAATAACTTCATCGTCGGCGGGTTACTCGACTGCTTGAGCGCTTTCATGCAGTCCCTGGCCTTGGCGTCGGCTTCGCTTTTACTGTTGCCGCCGAATTCGGCCAGCAGCCAGCCGCCGCCGTCCGGCAGCAACTGAACGTTCCGAGGATGCAAGTGGATGGCTTTCATGTCCTCGACCAAAAGATCGTCGAGACCTTCGAGACCGACGGGTTTATGCCGGAGGACATCGGGCACGTGATCGCCCGCACTGAATACGTCCGGATAGCCGAGCACCAGCAGGGACCGCGACGGCGGGCTGTCGACCAGCCGCAAGGTGGCTTCCAGGACGACCACGCAGGTCGCTTCCGAGCCGACCAGGGCGCGCGCGACATGAAAGCCGTTTTCCGGCAACAGCTCGTCCAGGTTATAGCCGGAGACGCGGCGCGGGATTTTCGGGTAGCGCGCCCGAATCCTTTCGGCCTGGGCATCGGCCAGCGCTTTCAGGCGGCTATAAATCTCGCCGCGCCGTCCGCCTTCGGCGACGATGCGAGCAAATTCCTCTCCGTCGGTTCGTCCGACCTTCATGCGGCTGCCGTCGTAGAGCAGGACGTCCAGCTCGATGACGTTGTCGACGGTCTTGCCACCCATCAGCGAATGCACGCCGCAGGAGTTGTTGCCGATCATGCCGCCGAGCGTGTTATGGGTGTGGGTCGAGGGGTCGGGAGCGAAAGTGAGATGAAATTTTTCAGCCGCGTCCCGCAAATCGTCCAGCACGCAGCCCGGCTCGACCCGGGCCGTTTTCCCTTCGGGATCGAGCTCAAGAATGCGGTTGAGATATTTGGACATATCGATGACCACGGCCACATTGCAGCATTGTCCCGCCAGACTGGTGCCGCCGCCGCGCGAGACGACCGGCGCTCCGTGTCGGCGGCAGGCGGCAACGGTAGCAACGACGTCGTCGATCGATTTGGGAATCACCACGCCGATGGGAACTTGGCGGTAGTTCGAGGCATCGGTGGCATAAAGAGCGCGGCTGCCGTTGTCGAATCGCACTTCACCCCGGATTTCCCGGCTGAGTTCGGCGGCAAGAGTGATTGCGTCAAGCGTGGCAATGGTCATCGATAACTCCTGCGAATCAGGATTCTGAAAAAGATCGGTTCGGGTTCAAACCTCGTAGCGCGACGCATCCTTGCGCTTGAACGTCAGGCCCAACCCCGGACGGGAAAGGTCGGGCGTCAGCTCGCCGTTAACCGGAGTCAACGTGCCTTCGAACAACATGGGTTCGATGCGTGCATGATCGTAAAAATATTCCAGATGGCGCACCGGGCTAGCCGCACAGCAAGGATGAACGTGGATCGACGGTGCGCAGTGACTGGACAGCGGCACCTGAAAGGCCTGGCACAGGGTGGCGGCTTGAAGAAAGCCGGTAATGCCCGCGCAGCGGGTGGCGTCGGCCTGCAGCACGTCGACGGCTCCGGCTTCCAGCATGCGGCGGAAATAACCGCTGTCGTAGCCGTATTCGCCGGCACTGATGTCGATGCCCGCCGGAGCTCTGTCGCGTATCAGGCGCAGGCCTTTCAGATCGTCGCTCGAAACCGGTTCTTCAAACCAGGACACTCCCGCTTCGGCAAAAGCCTCGGCCATCGCCAGCGCCTGTTTGCGCGAATAGGCGCCGTTCGCATCCACAAACAATTCACTGGTCGGTCCGATCGCTTCGCGCGCGGCATGAACCCGGCCCAAATCCTTTTCCGGCTCCCGGCCGATTTTCATTTTGACCCGCGAAAAACCCTGGCTGATCCAGCCGCCCAGTTGTTCCTGTAAAACCGCGATCGGATAAGACGTAAAGCCGCCGCTGCCGTACGCCGGAACCGAGGCGCGAACCTGTCCCAGCAGGGATGCCAGAGGGCGTTCGAGAATCTGTGCCTTCAAATCCCACAGCGCGTTATCGACGGCGGCAATCGCCATCGAACAGATGCCCGGCCGGCCCAGGTTGCGTATCGCACCGACCATCGCGTTCCAGCAATAGCCGACGGAAAAGGCATCGCATCCTATGACCACGCCGGCCAGGACGTCATGGATGAGCCTCGCCGTGGCGGTATCGGCGTAACTGAAGCCGATGCCGGTCTTATTATCGGAATGGACTTCGACCAGCACCAGCGTCGTCGAAGTCCATGCGAAAGTGCCGTCGGATTCCGGAGAATCGGTCGGGATACGAAAGGCAGAGACGTTCAGGCGGGTGATCGGCGGGCCGCCGAATAAAGGAGGAACCAACAGTCGAGTCTCGGTCGCCATGGCCCTGGACAGTCCTAAGGAAAGATTTGATTGATGGACGCCTTGATCATGTCGACCGAATCCGGATCGCCTTTCAAAACGGCCGAGGCATAGGCTTTGGCCTGTTTGAAGGTGATGTGCGGCGGCAGCGGCGGCACGTCGGGGTCGGCATAGGCTTCCAGAACTACCGGCCGGTCGGCGCCGAGAGCGCGCTCCCAGGCGTCGGTGATCTGTTCCGGCTGATCCACCCTGATGCCCAACAGGCCGATCAATTCCGCCATGCGCGCATAAGGAAAATCCGGCACGTCCTGGGACGCATTGAATTTGGGATCGCCTTCCATCGCGCGCTGTTCCCAGGTCACCTGGTTCAGGTCCCGGTTGTTCAGCACCATGACGATCAGGCGCGGATCGCGCCAGCGCTGCCAGTATTTGCCGATCGTGATCAGCTCGTTCATGCCGTTCATCTGCATGGCGCCGTCGCCGATCAAGGCAATCACCACGCGTTCCGGATGGGCGAATTTGGCCGCAATGGCATAAGGCACGCCCGGCCCCATGGTGGCGAGTCCTCCGGAGAGCGAGGCCATCATGCCCTGGCGTATTTTCAAGTCGCGCGCATACCAGTTGGCCGCCGAACCGGAATCGCAGGTCAGGATGCAATTGTCGGGCAATCTCGGAGAAAGCTCCCAAAAGACGCGCTGCGGATTGATCGGATGGGCCGGCTCCATGGCCCGCTCTTCCATCGTTTCCCACCATTCCTCGACGTTTTTTTCGATGCGGCGGCGCCAGCTTCGGCCTTCTTTCTTGCTCAGCAGAGGCATCAGCAAGCGGAGCGTTTCGACGCTGTCGCCGACCAGATTCACTTCCATCGGATAGCGGATGCCGATCAGACGACCGTTGATGTCGATCTGCACGCCCCGAGCCTGGCCTTCCTCGGGCAGAAACTCGGAATAAGGGAAGCTCGATCCGACCATCAGCAAGGTATCGCAATCGGTCATCATGTCGTAGCTGGGCCGCGTGCCCAAGAGGCCGATGGAGCCGGTCACGTAAGGCAGATCGTCCGGAACCGCCGCCTTGCCCAGCAAAGCCTTGGCGATGCCGGCGCCGAGCAGATCGGCGACTTCAAGGATTTCGGCCGAAGCATGCAGCGCTCCGGCGCCGACCAGCATCGCGACTTTTTCCCCGGCATTCAGAATATCGGCGGCTCGCTGCAATTCCTCGGCATGGGGCACCGTGCGCGGCGCCACGTAGCCGAGTCCCGAATGGATGCTGCCGTGTTCGCGGGGAGGCTTTTCGGCATCCATTTCCTGAACGTCGTTGGGGAGGATGATGCAGCAGACGTTGCGCTCGGCCTGGGCAATGCGCATGGCCCGATCGATGACGTGCCGGGCTTGTGCGGGCGTGGTCACCATATGAACGTATTCATGCGCCACGTCCTTGAACAGCGTGACAAGATCGACTTCCTGCTGGAAGTTTCCGCCCAGGGCCATTCGTTTCTGCTGGCCGACGATAGCGACCACCGGTTGATGATCGAGTTTGGCGTCATACAATCCGTTCAGCAGATGAATCGCGCCGGGCCCTGAGGTGGCCACGCAGACGCCGACCTCGCCGGTGAATTTGGCGTGCGCGCAGGCCATGAAGGCGGCCATTTCCTCGTGCCGCACCTGGATGAAATCCATGTTGTCCGAGGCCCGGTGCAGGGCTCCGAAAACACCGTTGATCCCGTCTCCGGGATAGCCGAAAATGCGTTTGACGCCCCATTCCGACAGACGGCGCACTAAAAAATCGCTGACGTTCTCTTTCATGGCTTGCTCCCGTTATGGTTTTTGCATTCAGGATGCCCGCAGGGGCAGACATCAACCCCCACCATGTTCTCGCACAGGTCGCTGCAATATTTTTCACCGGGTCGCGCCGGACATCGGCAACCGGGATGGGCGCATTTAAGGGCCGTGTTCTTGTTGGGGGAGGGGGCTTGAGTCGGCTGGGTCATGGGAGCTCTCCGGAACGATGAACAGGTGCGTTTTTGCAAACTGTACCTCTCGACTTCGGACAAATATGTGCGTTAGCGAACTTAAACCGTTTTTTTTATCTCGCCGTCTTGAAAAGATTCATATAAGAGAGCGTCGGAGCGGTTTAATGAGTTAATATCACGGTTACCGTTTCGGCAGACGTTGCAGGCGGCGGCAGCTTCCCGTCCGCTTCTGCAGAAGCAGGCCAAGGTCGGGTCCAACCGATCATTCAATTATCAGCAGGTTGAATCTATGTGGTTGCAAAAAGAATTTTCATTGTCCGAAAAAAGCAGAGGCTTCCATCTGGTTACGGACGCAGTCCTCGCCGCAGTACCCGAAGTAAAATCGGTCCGGTGCGGTTTGTTGCATCTTTTCATTCAACACACTTCCGCGTCGTTGACGATCAACGAAAACGCGGACCCGACGGTCAGAGCGGATCTGGAAAGCCATTTCAATGTCCATGTGCCGGAACGGGCGCCTTATTATCGGCATGACTACGAAGGCGACGACGACATGCCCGCTCACATCAAGAATTGTCTTCTGGGCTCGAGCCTGACCATTCCGGTCACCCAGGGCGCTCTGAACCTGGGCGTCTGGCAGGGAATTTATCTGTGCGAACACCGCAATCGGGGCGGAAAGAGGCGGTTGATCGCAACGATTCACGGCGAGTCGTTTTGATGTGAGGAGACCGGTATGGCTCAAGGGGAGGCGCGCAACCGGCTCCTAGAACTCGAAGTCTTTTGCGCCGCCGATCGTGAGCGGCCGTTTGCCGGGGGCCAATCCGGGACGCGATCTGTTCCCGTGAACCGGTTCGGGACCCCGCTGTTTCAAAAATCTATTGAAGAAATAAGCGGATGTGAATACCATGGGAACGTTCACTCTCTTCCTTCCTGAAAAATAAGCCCAAGCAACCTCGATTCCCGGCGGACGCATGCGACAGTTTATTCAAAGCCTTGCGGCGAAATACGGCCATCAGCCGGCCTATCTGCTGGAAATTCTGATCGAGATTCAGTCCCGATATCATGCCGTTTCGTCCGATAACATAGAATTGCTGGCCGGTTTGTTGCGCATCCCGAGAACCCGGATCGTCGATGCCGTCGAGTTCTACGGTTTTCTTTCCGGTACGCCCAACGGCCGCTATGAAATCCGGATCAGCGACTGCATTATCGATCACATGGCGGGCAGAAAAGAGCTGACCGATTATTTGTCCCACAAACTGGGCGTTGCCGTAGGCGGCGTCCGCGGCGACGGCCGGGTCAGTCTCGGTAACACGTCCTGTACCGGCCTGTGCGACCAGGGTCCGTCCGGCCTAATCAACGGCTATGCCTTGGCCCGGCTGGACTTCGAGCGCATCGACGCGATTGTCGGCCTGGTCAACGGCAAAGTGCCGCTGCGGGCATGGCCGGCGGAATTCTTCGCGGTCGAGGACAATCTCAAAAAGTCCGGTTTGTTGTTGAGCCGACCGATCGCCCGGGGCGGCGCCCTGAAAGCGACGTTCGGCCGGGGACTGGAGGAGACGCTCGCGGAAATCGAGCGGTCCGGGCTGCGCGGCAGAGGCGGGGCCGGCTTCAGGACCGCGATGAAATGGCGATTCTGCGCGGCGGAACAGGCACCGGAGCGCTACGTGGTCTGCAACGCGGACGAAGGCGAGCCCGGCACGTTCAAAGACCGGGTTCTGTTGAATTCCTTCGCCGATCAGGTCTTCGAAGGCATGACGCTGTGCGGCGCGCTCATCGGCGCGAGCAAGGGGTTTCTTTATCTGCGCGGCGAATACCGGCACCTATACGACAAACTGAAGCGGATCTTGCTGGAGCGACGCCAGGCCGGCCTGCTCGGCGCCGGGATTCTCGGAGAAAAGCTGAATTTCGACATAGAAATCCGTCTGGGCGCGGGCGCTTACATCTGCGGCGAAGAATCCGCGCTGATCGAGTCGCTCGAAGGCAAAAGCGGCATACCGCGGAACCGTCCGCCGTATCCGGTGACCCACGGTTATCTCGGGAAGCCGACCGTCGTCAATAACGTCGAAACATTCTTCGCGGCGTCGGCGATTTCGGTGTACGGCGGCGACTGGTTTGCCGGGGTCGGCACGGAAGGCTCGACCGGCACCAAACTGTTGAGCATCAGCGGCGATTGCGCCCGGTCCGGCGTTTACGAATACCCCTTCGGCACCCCGATTCGATCGATACTGGACGATTGCGGCGCGGACGACGTGCTCGGGCTGCAAATAGGCGGGCCTTCCGGCACCTTCATTTCCGACCGGGAGCTGGACCGGCAACTGGGATTTGACGATCTGGCGACCGGCGGTTCGTTTATGGTATTCAACAAAAGCCGGGACGTTCTGGAAATCGCCCGGAATTTCACCCATTTTTTCGCCCACGAGAGCTGCGGATTCTGCACTCCCTGCCGGGTCGGCACCTCGCTGTTGAAAGGGCAGCTCGACAAGATCTGCGAAGGACACGGCGCCGCCGGCGACGTCCTGGCGCTGGAAGAACTGGCCCGGCTGATCAGGACGCACAGCCACTGCGGCCTCGGCCAGACCGCGGCGAATCCGGTGCTGGCGACGCTGGAGCGCTATACCGAACTGTACCAAAGCCGGCTCAAAAAAATCAGCTTCGAACCGGGATTCGACCTGGACGGCGCGCTGGCAACCGCAAGGCGCATGGCCAACCGCAGCGATGCGGCGGCGCATCTGGAACAA from Methylosarcina fibrata AML-C10 harbors:
- a CDS encoding thiol-disulfide oxidoreductase DCC family protein; translation: MDEPIDKITVYYDGACPKCVRDRQLYEKLSGKASDEVCWFDITGRENQLEALGIDPKKALSELHVKDKTGRVVSEMNAYILLMNQVPLLKPMAWFIGLPGIRPLLARCYHRQVNRRLKRRGLID
- a CDS encoding sensory rhodopsin transducer, translating into MNIGHKRWVIADGYIPPASTGTRRELVSHDALCILNCGLQEAQVQIMVFFSDREPAGPYRFTVEAARTRHLRFNEFDDPEPIPHNTDYASVIESDVPIIVQHTRLDSRQPELALMSTIAYPA
- a CDS encoding SDR family oxidoreductase, translated to MNFNNPKKNRSAPVAENRVVVITGAGAGIGRATVREFARTGARIGLIERDPERLEQTADEVRRLGGEALICRADVADADQVEAAAANVAAEFGRIDVWINNAMATIYSPFQKISSEDYKRATEVTHLGTVYGTMAALRRMTLQNSGIILQVGSALAYRAIPLQSPYCGAKFAIRGFTDALRSELLHDRSNIRITMIHLPAHNTPQFDWGKNQMPMRPQPVPPIFKPEMAAKAIFWASRHPRREVYLGWPTIKTIWANKFIPGLIDRYLVRAGYAGQQSPQPSDPDAADNLWQPVPGNFAAHGRFDKLAKPGTVQLWASLYRGPLALGLLTAGLLGYRLWRRKQQRDRIGYAMLPGQTEANGPAPKRFNNSEASDYEYRA
- a CDS encoding FAD-binding and (Fe-S)-binding domain-containing protein, whose product is MTIATLDAITLAAELSREIRGEVRFDNGSRALYATDASNYRQVPIGVVIPKSIDDVVATVAACRRHGAPVVSRGGGTSLAGQCCNVAVVIDMSKYLNRILELDPEGKTARVEPGCVLDDLRDAAEKFHLTFAPDPSTHTHNTLGGMIGNNSCGVHSLMGGKTVDNVIELDVLLYDGSRMKVGRTDGEEFARIVAEGGRRGEIYSRLKALADAQAERIRARYPKIPRRVSGYNLDELLPENGFHVARALVGSEATCVVVLEATLRLVDSPPSRSLLVLGYPDVFSAGDHVPDVLRHKPVGLEGLDDLLVEDMKAIHLHPRNVQLLPDGGGWLLAEFGGNSKSEADAKARDCMKALKQSSNPPTMKLFDNPAEEKMIWTVRESGLGATAHVPGKEITWEGWEDAAVPPDKVGDYLRDFRKLLDKFGYACDLYGHFGEGCIHTRIDFDLVTEDGIKTFHAFLNEAADLVVRYGGSLSGEHGDGQSKAEFLPKMFGDELVAAFREFKSIWDPDGKMNPGKIVDAYLPTQNLRLGADYKPVHHPTHFQYPKDNGEFDRVVLRCVGIGNCRQHHSHTMCPSYRVTREEKHSTRGRARLLFETLRGEVITDLWQSEAMKEALDLCLACKGCKGDCPVHVDMATYKSEFLAHYYRARRRPREAYVFGWIDRWCVLASHAPGLVNWLAEAPGFSSVMKSVAGMHPERRFPHFAPQTFRRWFQERNPVDSDKPSVILWPDTFNNHFHPETAKAAVALLEAAGFQVRLPKRPLCCGRPLYDFGLLDQAKQQLRRILIDLGEDIDRGIPVVGLEPACITVFRDELANLFPEDETAQKLVRQSYFFSEFLTTKAPEFDYPKLARKALLHGHCHQKATVAMEHDQTVLRKLGLDWHPLDSGCCGMAGSFGFEKEKFEVSRQIGELVLLPAVRAASSDTLIVADGFSCREQIAQLTGRRGLHIAEVLFLALQDRASAELADPQPNQKKVLP
- a CDS encoding enolase C-terminal domain-like protein codes for the protein MATETRLLVPPLFGGPPITRLNVSAFRIPTDSPESDGTFAWTSTTLVLVEVHSDNKTGIGFSYADTATARLIHDVLAGVVIGCDAFSVGYCWNAMVGAIRNLGRPGICSMAIAAVDNALWDLKAQILERPLASLLGQVRASVPAYGSGGFTSYPIAVLQEQLGGWISQGFSRVKMKIGREPEKDLGRVHAAREAIGPTSELFVDANGAYSRKQALAMAEAFAEAGVSWFEEPVSSDDLKGLRLIRDRAPAGIDISAGEYGYDSGYFRRMLEAGAVDVLQADATRCAGITGFLQAATLCQAFQVPLSSHCAPSIHVHPCCAASPVRHLEYFYDHARIEPMLFEGTLTPVNGELTPDLSRPGLGLTFKRKDASRYEV
- a CDS encoding thiamine pyrophosphate-requiring protein; translated protein: MKENVSDFLVRRLSEWGVKRIFGYPGDGINGVFGALHRASDNMDFIQVRHEEMAAFMACAHAKFTGEVGVCVATSGPGAIHLLNGLYDAKLDHQPVVAIVGQQKRMALGGNFQQEVDLVTLFKDVAHEYVHMVTTPAQARHVIDRAMRIAQAERNVCCIILPNDVQEMDAEKPPREHGSIHSGLGYVAPRTVPHAEELQRAADILNAGEKVAMLVGAGALHASAEILEVADLLGAGIAKALLGKAAVPDDLPYVTGSIGLLGTRPSYDMMTDCDTLLMVGSSFPYSEFLPEEGQARGVQIDINGRLIGIRYPMEVNLVGDSVETLRLLMPLLSKKEGRSWRRRIEKNVEEWWETMEERAMEPAHPINPQRVFWELSPRLPDNCILTCDSGSAANWYARDLKIRQGMMASLSGGLATMGPGVPYAIAAKFAHPERVVIALIGDGAMQMNGMNELITIGKYWQRWRDPRLIVMVLNNRDLNQVTWEQRAMEGDPKFNASQDVPDFPYARMAELIGLLGIRVDQPEQITDAWERALGADRPVVLEAYADPDVPPLPPHITFKQAKAYASAVLKGDPDSVDMIKASINQIFP
- a CDS encoding secondary thiamine-phosphate synthase enzyme YjbQ; the protein is MWLQKEFSLSEKSRGFHLVTDAVLAAVPEVKSVRCGLLHLFIQHTSASLTINENADPTVRADLESHFNVHVPERAPYYRHDYEGDDDMPAHIKNCLLGSSLTIPVTQGALNLGVWQGIYLCEHRNRGGKRRLIATIHGESF
- a CDS encoding NAD(P)H-dependent oxidoreductase subunit E, which encodes MRQFIQSLAAKYGHQPAYLLEILIEIQSRYHAVSSDNIELLAGLLRIPRTRIVDAVEFYGFLSGTPNGRYEIRISDCIIDHMAGRKELTDYLSHKLGVAVGGVRGDGRVSLGNTSCTGLCDQGPSGLINGYALARLDFERIDAIVGLVNGKVPLRAWPAEFFAVEDNLKKSGLLLSRPIARGGALKATFGRGLEETLAEIERSGLRGRGGAGFRTAMKWRFCAAEQAPERYVVCNADEGEPGTFKDRVLLNSFADQVFEGMTLCGALIGASKGFLYLRGEYRHLYDKLKRILLERRQAGLLGAGILGEKLNFDIEIRLGAGAYICGEESALIESLEGKSGIPRNRPPYPVTHGYLGKPTVVNNVETFFAASAISVYGGDWFAGVGTEGSTGTKLLSISGDCARSGVYEYPFGTPIRSILDDCGADDVLGLQIGGPSGTFISDRELDRQLGFDDLATGGSFMVFNKSRDVLEIARNFTHFFAHESCGFCTPCRVGTSLLKGQLDKICEGHGAAGDVLALEELARLIRTHSHCGLGQTAANPVLATLERYTELYQSRLKKISFEPGFDLDGALATARRMANRSDAAAHLEQTVADDE